One region of Solanum pennellii chromosome 6, SPENNV200 genomic DNA includes:
- the LOC107021934 gene encoding pentatricopeptide repeat-containing protein At1g11290, chloroplastic-like, translating to MILRTPANHLFYNIRRGANILSYQIFYHCFKNKYNESNNINLDLLHQNGLLHDQFGLNQIISTCAKMGSFSLGIQTHCQIIKMGFDSNVFINTALVDMYGKCGYVKEAEQLFDEMPERNVVTWNALISGYLDTHYPENAIVLFLDMLREGIRPTPSSVSAVLVGSAQLEACEIGAQLHGLSWKVGFALNLVVGTVLIDMYLKCFDLETSRRVFDQMTERNVITWTSMVTGYAQNSCPFQALILFKEMLRLGIRANYVTYTSLLSSFSCSDYLVHCEQVHCHVIHQCCKTNHYLVVSLLSAYSGCSCSLEDFRKLCSDVVKWDEISWNAVISGFSNLGVGGEAFSCFSRMRRSGFTVDHYTFASILKAIGCISGLEEGMLIHCLALKTGYASEVIIQNGVLSMYTKCGRLEDAENIFSSMEERDLISWNSLLTGCAHHGYGSDVIVMFEEMRRCGIKPDLTTFLIVLSACRHAGLLDEGLKYFDLMKNDNSLPPTKLEHYACIVDLYARAGHLHEAEDFINNMPIEPGPSVYKSLLNACQLHGNKGLAVISAKKLVELCPNDPATYVLLANVLALEGNWKDAEGQRKLMLDRGLSKKPGYSWL from the coding sequence ATGATTTTAAGAACACCTGCAAATCACCTATTCTACAACATAAGAAGGGGAGCAAATATATTATCCTACCAAATCTTTTATCATTGtttcaaaaacaaatataatgaaTCAAATAACATTAATTTAGACTTGTTACATCAAAATGGTCTTCTTCATGACCAATTTGGCCTCAATCAAATCATCTCCACTTGTGCAAAAATGGGTTCTTTTTCACTTGGAATTCAAACCCATTGCCAGATTATTAAAATGGGGTTTGATTCAAATGTATTTATCAACACCGCTCTTGTTGATATGTATGGAAAATGTGGTTATGTTAAAGAAGCAGAGCAACTGTTTGATGAAATGCCTGAAAGAAATGTTGTGACATGGAATGCTTTGATTTCTGGTTATTTGGACACCCATTACCCTGAAAATGCGATTGTGTTGTTTCTTGATATGTTGAGAGAGGGTATTAGACCGACCCCGTCGAGTGTTTCGGCTGTGTTGGTTGGTTCTGCTCAGTTAGAAGCATGTGAAATTGGGGCTCAGTTGCATGGTTTGAGTTGGAAAGTTGGTTTTGCTTTGAATCTTGTTGTAGGGACTGTTTTGATTGATATGTATTTGAAGTGTTTTGATCTTGAGACTTCGAGGAGAGTTTTCGATCAAATGACTGAAAGGAATGTTATTACTTGGACATCAATGGTTACTGGTTATGCGCAAAATAGTTGCCCTTTTCAAGCCCTGATTTTGTTCAAGGAAATGTTGAGGTTGGGAATTAGAGCTAATTATGTTACCTACACGAGTTTGTTAAGCTCGTTTTCTTGTTCAGATTACTTGGTTCATTGTGAGCAGGTGCACTGTCATGTAATACATCAATGTTGTAAGACTAACCATTACTTGGTGGTATCGTTGTTGTCTGCTTACTCAGGGTGTAGTTGTAGCTTAGAGGATTTCCGTAAGTTGTGTTCTGACGTTGTGAAATGGGATGAGATCTCCTGGAATGCAGTTATTTCCGGTTTCTCTAATTTAGGAGTCGGTGGAGAAGCGTTCTCCTGCTTTTCAAGAATGAGGCGATCTGGTTTTACTGTTGATCATTACACTTTTGCGAGCATTTTGAAAGCAATAGGGTGCATTTCAGGCCTGGAGGAGGGAATGCTTATCCATTGTCTAGCTCTGAAAACAGGATATGCTTCTGAAGTTATCATACAAAATGGGGTTCTATCCATGTATACAAAGTGTGGTAGACTTGAAGATGCCGAGAATATATTCTCATCAATGGAGGAACGAGACCTCATATCGTGGAACTCACTTCTTACAGGGTGTGCACATCATGGTTATGGTAGTGATGTGATTGTAATGTTTGAAGAAATGAGGAGATGTGGTATTAAACCAGATCTAACCACATTCCTTATTGTTCTTTCGGCATGTAGACATGCTGGCCTGCTCGACGAAGGGCTTAAATATTTTGATCTGATGAAGAATGACAATTCTCTACCACCAACAAAGCTAGAGCATTATGCTTGCATAGTCGACCTGTATGCCCGTGCTGGTCATCTACATGAAGCAGAGGACTTCATCAACAATATGCCAATAGAACCAGGACCTTCGGTTTATAAAAGTCTACTGAATGCTTGCCAACTACACGGTAATAAGGGACTTGCTGTGATTTCTGCCAAGAAGCTTGTTGAACTTTGTCCCAACGATCCTGCAACGTACGTATTGCTAGCAAATGTGCTAGCATTGGAAGGGAATTGGAAGGACGCGGAGGGACAGCGGAAGCTTATGTTGGATAGAGGATTGAGTAAGAAACCTGGTTATAGCTGGCTATAA
- the LOC107021734 gene encoding transcription factor PCL1-like — translation MGEEVKITDGDGYAGDDNRVVEWEDGLPSFDDLTPLSQVLIPPELASAFRITPEPAKTMTDVNRASESTFSSLRAGQLHMLSEKYNFNEGRNGDRNHENDEMDLTRDGSESRKTRRIDPEMVTEEADSALRNENCGDDNSAKTLKRPRLVWTPQLHKRFVDVVAHLGIKNAVPKTIMQLMNVEGLTRENVASHLQKYRLYLKRMQGLSNEGPSSSDHLFASTPVPQSLQQSGGNGHSGNGHSSNGHMPMPMPMPMMYPPQMVPMPMMGMSGHGHGHGFHHQYNMGQPRDWSGNKFGSYHHVAPGEK, via the coding sequence ATGGGTGAAGAAGTGAAAATTACCGACGGTGATGGTTACGCCGGAGATGATAATCGTGTTGTCGAGTGGGAAGACGGACTTCCGAGTTTTGACGATCTGACGCCGTTATCTCAGGTTTTAATCCCGCCGGAGTTAGCATCGGCGTTTAGAATTACGCCGGAGCCGGCGAAGACGATGACGGATGTGAATCGTGCTTCGGAGAGTACGTTTTCGTCTCTACGTGCTGGACAGTTACATATGTTGTCGGAGAAGTATAATTTTAATGAAGGAAGGAATGGAGATAGAAATCATGAGAATGATGAGATGGATCTGACAAGAGATGGATCCGAGTCGAGGAAGACACGGAGGATTGACCCGGAGATGGTTACTGAAGAGGCTGATTCGGCATTGAGGAATGAGAATTGTGGAGATGATAATTCAGCTAAGACGCTGAAACGGCCGCGGTTAGTCTGGACGCCACAGCTGCATAAGCGATTTGTGGATGTTGTGGCGCATTTAGGGATTAAAAATGCTGTGCCGAAGACGATTATGCAGCTGATGAATGTGGAAGGACTGACGAGGGAAAATGTTGCTAGTCATTTACAGAAGTATAGGTTGTATTTGAAGAGAATGCAAGGGTTGTCGAATGAGGGACCTTCTTCGTCTGATCATTTGTTCGCTTCTACGCCTGTGCCACAGAGTTTGCAGCAGTCCGGTGGTAATGGACACAGTGGTAATGGTCATAGTAGTAATGGTCATATGCCAATGCCTATGCCTATGCCAATGATGTATCCGCCACAAATGGTGCCAATGCCTATGATGGGAATGTCAGGACATGGACATGGGCACGGGTTTCATCATCAGTATAATATGGGGCAACCGCGAGACTGGTCTGGAAATAAATTTGGTTCTTATCATCATGTTGCTCCTGGTGAAAAATAG
- the LOC107023157 gene encoding pumilio homolog 2-like isoform X1, giving the protein MVSELGRRPMMGNNENSFGDEFETEIGMLLRDQRRQEADDREKELNMYRSGSAPPTVEGSLNAVGGLFNNSGFMSEEELRSDPAYLSYYYSNVNLNPRLPPPLLSKEDWRFSQRLQGGSSAIGDRRKVNKNDNGNGGRSPFPMPPGFNSKKAESENETDKLQGSVEWGGDGLIGLPGLGLGSKKKSIAEMFQDDFSRVSPAPGHPSRPASRNAFDGSADTIGSAEGELSHLRHEVSSSKPIRSASSTQIPSAAQHDEVPTSYSYAAALGASLSRSTTPDPQHIARAPSPSLTPIGGGRVVNSEKRSVSSPNPFNGVSSHRTESSELVAALSGMNISNGGQNSTKQHDFLKQSESPQYNVASTAQSAKVPYSVAITGSSSSYLKGSPMSGLNGGGGVLSQYPHVDSPNSSFSNYGLSGHAVSPMSSHLGNYNLPPLFGNAAAASAMAVPGLDSRMLGGSNLSAATSEQTLSRMGNQMGGNALPASFMDPMYLQYLSAEYAAQVAVLNDPSLDRNYMGNSYVDLVQKAYLSSVLPQKSQYGVPLNSKTSSSGHHGYYGNSAFGVGLSYPGSPLASPVSPVGPGSPMRHSDYNMRFPGRIRNIAGGVMGPYHLDNMENSVASSLLEEFKSNKAKCFELSEIAGHVVEFSADQYGSRFIQQKLETATTEEKNMVFQEIFPQALTLMTDVFGNYVIQKFFEHGMASQRRELASILFGHVLTLSLQMYGCRVIQKAIEVVDVDQKIKMVEELDGHVMRCVRDQNGNHVIQKCIECVPELHIQFIVSTFFGQVITLSTHPYGCRVIQRVLEHCDNPETQSKVMEEILGSVSMLAQDQYGNYVVQHVLEHGKPDERSTIIQELAGKIVQMSQQKFASNVVEKCLTFCNSSERQLLVNEMLGTTDENEPLQAMMKDQFANYVVQKVLETCSDQQRELIMSRIKVHLNALKKYTYGKHIVARVEKLVAAGERRIAAQSLSTA; this is encoded by the exons ATGGTATCTGAATTAGGTAGGAGACCAATGATGGGAAACAATGAAAATTCGTTTGGAGATGAGTTTGAGACAGAGATTGGGATGTTGCTTCGTGACCAGCGACGACAAGAAGCTGATGATCGTGAAAAGGAGCTGAATATGTATAGAAGTGGGTCAGCTCCACCTACTGTTGAGGGTTCGTTGAATGCAGTGGGTGGATTGTTTAATAATAGTGGTTTCATGTCTGAGGAGGAGCTAAGGTCTGATCCTGCTTACTTATCATACTATTACTCGAATGTAAATCTTAATCCTAGGTTGCCTCCACCACTGTTGTCCAAAGAAGATTGGCGTTTTTCACAGAGGTTGCAAGGAGGGAGCTCTGCTATTGGTGATAGGAGGAAGGTAAACAAGAATGATAATGGTAATGGTGGGAGGTCACCTTTTCCGATGCCTCCCGGATTTAACTCGAAAAAAGCAGAGAGCGAGAATGAGACGGATAAATTGCAGGGTTCAGTGGAATGGGGTGGTGATGGGCTGATTGGTTTGCCAGGACTAGGACTAGGTAGTAAAAAGAAGAGCATTGCTGAAATGTTCCAG GATGACTTTAGCCGTGTATCTCCTGCTCCTGGTCATCCTTCACGTCCGGCTAGCCGAAATGCTTTTGACGGAAGTGCTGATACAATAGGTTCAGCAGAAGGTGAGCTTTCTCATCTTCGTCACGAGGTTTCTTCTTCAAAGCCAATAAGGTCTGCATCAAGCACACAAATCCCATCTGCTGCTCAACATGATGAGGTTCCTACTTCCTATTCATATGCTGCTGCTTTGGGGGCTTCCTTATCAAGAAGTACCACTCCTGATCCCCAACATATTGCGAGAGCTCCTAGCCCTTCCCTCACACCTATTGGTGGGGGCAGGGTAGTCAATTCAGAGAAGAGAAGTGTTAGTAGTCCAAATCCGTTTAATGGTGTGTCGTCTCACAGAACCGAGTCTTCAGAGCTTGTTGCTGCTTTATCTGGCATGAATATATCTAATG GTGGGCAGAATAGTACGAAGCAGCATGATTTCTTGAAGCAATCCGAATCCCCCCAGTATAATGTGGCTTCTACTGCTCAGTCTGCGAAAGTACCATATTCTGTTGCTATTACTGGCTCCAGTAGTTCATACCTCAAAGGATCCCCAATGTCGGGATTGAATGGTGGAGGTGGCGTACTGTCTCAGTATCCCCATGTGGATAGTCCAAATTCATCCTTTTCTAATTATGGATTAAGTGGTCATGCTGTCAGTCCAATGTCAAGCCATCTTGGCAACTATAATTTGCCACCTTTATTTGGAAATGCTGCTGCTGCATCGGCGATGGCTGTACCTGGTTTGGACTCTCGAATGTTGGGGGGATCTAATTTAAGCGCTGCAACCTCAGAACAGACTCTCAGCAGAATGGGAAATCAAATGGGAGGAAATGCTCTGCCAGCATCATTCATGGATCCTATGTATCTTCAGTACTTGTCAGCTGAATATGCTGCGCAGGTTGCTGTTCTTAATGATCCTTCCTTGGACAGGAACTATATGGGTAATTCATATGTGGACTTGGTTCAGAAAGCTTATCTCAGTAGTGTGCTACCTCAGAAATCTCAATATGGGGTCCCATTAAATAGCAAGACTAGCAGTTCAGGTCATCATGGCTATTATGGAAATTCTGCATTTGGAGTTGGTCTATCATATCCTGGGAGTCCTTTAGCAAGTCCAGTCTCTCCAGTAGGACCTGGTAGTCCTATGAGGCATAGTGATTATAATATGAGATTTCCTGGTAGAATAAGAAACATAGCTGGAGGTGTCATGGGACCATATCACTTGGATAACATGGAGAACAGCGTCGCATCCTCCCTACTGGAAGAGTTCAAAAGCAACAAGGCCAAGTGTTTTGAACTTTCAGAAATTGCAGGTCACGTTGTTGAGTTCAG TGCTGACCAGTATGGGAGCCGATTCATTCAACAAAAACTCGAAACTGCAACCACTGAGGAAAAGAACATGGTTTTCCAGGAAATTTTTCCCCAAGCTCTTACTTTGATGACTGATGTCTTTGGGAATTACGTAATCCAGAAG TTTTTTGAACATGGAATGGCATCTCAGAGGAGAGAATTGGCTAGCATACTCTTTGGGCATGTTCTAACGCTGAGCCTTCAAATGTATGGTTGTCGTGTGATACAAAAG GCAATAGAAGTAGTTGACGTGGACCAGAAGATTAAAATGGTTGAGGAGCTTGATGGTCATGTTATGCGCTGTGTACGAGATCAGAATGGTAATCATGTCATTCAGAAATGTATTGAATGCGTACCAGAACTTCATATCCAATTTATCGTCTCAACATTTTTTGGACAAGTTATTACTCTCTCAACCCATCCATATGGCTGTCGAGTTATACAG AGAGTATTGGAACACTGTGACAATCCAGAAACTCAAAGTAAAGTGATGGAAGAAATCCTTGGATCTGTAAGCATGTTGGCACAAGATCAATATGGCAATTATGTTGTTCAG CATGTATTAGAGCACGGGAAGCCGGATGAACGCTCTACTATAATTCAGGAACTAGCTGGGAAGATTGTACAAATGAGCCAGCAGAAGTTTGCTTCTAACGTTGTTGAGAAGTGTTTAACTTTCTGTAATTCCAGTGAACGACAGCTATTGGTGAATGAGATGCTTGGCACAACTGATGAAAATGAGCCTCTTCAG GCTATGATGAAAGATCAGTTTGCAAATTATGTAGTACAGAAGGTTCTGGAAACTTGTAGTGATCAGCAACGCGAGCTGATCATGTCGAGAATTAAAGTTCACTTGAATGCTCTGAAGAAATATACTTACGGAAAGCATATTGTCGCCCGTGTTGAAAAGCTAGTTGCTGCTGGGG AAAGGAGGATTGCTGCGCAGTCCCTAAGTACTGCTTAG
- the LOC107023157 gene encoding pumilio homolog 2-like isoform X2, whose product MMGNNENSFGDEFETEIGMLLRDQRRQEADDREKELNMYRSGSAPPTVEGSLNAVGGLFNNSGFMSEEELRSDPAYLSYYYSNVNLNPRLPPPLLSKEDWRFSQRLQGGSSAIGDRRKVNKNDNGNGGRSPFPMPPGFNSKKAESENETDKLQGSVEWGGDGLIGLPGLGLGSKKKSIAEMFQDDFSRVSPAPGHPSRPASRNAFDGSADTIGSAEGELSHLRHEVSSSKPIRSASSTQIPSAAQHDEVPTSYSYAAALGASLSRSTTPDPQHIARAPSPSLTPIGGGRVVNSEKRSVSSPNPFNGVSSHRTESSELVAALSGMNISNGGQNSTKQHDFLKQSESPQYNVASTAQSAKVPYSVAITGSSSSYLKGSPMSGLNGGGGVLSQYPHVDSPNSSFSNYGLSGHAVSPMSSHLGNYNLPPLFGNAAAASAMAVPGLDSRMLGGSNLSAATSEQTLSRMGNQMGGNALPASFMDPMYLQYLSAEYAAQVAVLNDPSLDRNYMGNSYVDLVQKAYLSSVLPQKSQYGVPLNSKTSSSGHHGYYGNSAFGVGLSYPGSPLASPVSPVGPGSPMRHSDYNMRFPGRIRNIAGGVMGPYHLDNMENSVASSLLEEFKSNKAKCFELSEIAGHVVEFSADQYGSRFIQQKLETATTEEKNMVFQEIFPQALTLMTDVFGNYVIQKFFEHGMASQRRELASILFGHVLTLSLQMYGCRVIQKAIEVVDVDQKIKMVEELDGHVMRCVRDQNGNHVIQKCIECVPELHIQFIVSTFFGQVITLSTHPYGCRVIQRVLEHCDNPETQSKVMEEILGSVSMLAQDQYGNYVVQHVLEHGKPDERSTIIQELAGKIVQMSQQKFASNVVEKCLTFCNSSERQLLVNEMLGTTDENEPLQAMMKDQFANYVVQKVLETCSDQQRELIMSRIKVHLNALKKYTYGKHIVARVEKLVAAGERRIAAQSLSTA is encoded by the exons ATGATGGGAAACAATGAAAATTCGTTTGGAGATGAGTTTGAGACAGAGATTGGGATGTTGCTTCGTGACCAGCGACGACAAGAAGCTGATGATCGTGAAAAGGAGCTGAATATGTATAGAAGTGGGTCAGCTCCACCTACTGTTGAGGGTTCGTTGAATGCAGTGGGTGGATTGTTTAATAATAGTGGTTTCATGTCTGAGGAGGAGCTAAGGTCTGATCCTGCTTACTTATCATACTATTACTCGAATGTAAATCTTAATCCTAGGTTGCCTCCACCACTGTTGTCCAAAGAAGATTGGCGTTTTTCACAGAGGTTGCAAGGAGGGAGCTCTGCTATTGGTGATAGGAGGAAGGTAAACAAGAATGATAATGGTAATGGTGGGAGGTCACCTTTTCCGATGCCTCCCGGATTTAACTCGAAAAAAGCAGAGAGCGAGAATGAGACGGATAAATTGCAGGGTTCAGTGGAATGGGGTGGTGATGGGCTGATTGGTTTGCCAGGACTAGGACTAGGTAGTAAAAAGAAGAGCATTGCTGAAATGTTCCAG GATGACTTTAGCCGTGTATCTCCTGCTCCTGGTCATCCTTCACGTCCGGCTAGCCGAAATGCTTTTGACGGAAGTGCTGATACAATAGGTTCAGCAGAAGGTGAGCTTTCTCATCTTCGTCACGAGGTTTCTTCTTCAAAGCCAATAAGGTCTGCATCAAGCACACAAATCCCATCTGCTGCTCAACATGATGAGGTTCCTACTTCCTATTCATATGCTGCTGCTTTGGGGGCTTCCTTATCAAGAAGTACCACTCCTGATCCCCAACATATTGCGAGAGCTCCTAGCCCTTCCCTCACACCTATTGGTGGGGGCAGGGTAGTCAATTCAGAGAAGAGAAGTGTTAGTAGTCCAAATCCGTTTAATGGTGTGTCGTCTCACAGAACCGAGTCTTCAGAGCTTGTTGCTGCTTTATCTGGCATGAATATATCTAATG GTGGGCAGAATAGTACGAAGCAGCATGATTTCTTGAAGCAATCCGAATCCCCCCAGTATAATGTGGCTTCTACTGCTCAGTCTGCGAAAGTACCATATTCTGTTGCTATTACTGGCTCCAGTAGTTCATACCTCAAAGGATCCCCAATGTCGGGATTGAATGGTGGAGGTGGCGTACTGTCTCAGTATCCCCATGTGGATAGTCCAAATTCATCCTTTTCTAATTATGGATTAAGTGGTCATGCTGTCAGTCCAATGTCAAGCCATCTTGGCAACTATAATTTGCCACCTTTATTTGGAAATGCTGCTGCTGCATCGGCGATGGCTGTACCTGGTTTGGACTCTCGAATGTTGGGGGGATCTAATTTAAGCGCTGCAACCTCAGAACAGACTCTCAGCAGAATGGGAAATCAAATGGGAGGAAATGCTCTGCCAGCATCATTCATGGATCCTATGTATCTTCAGTACTTGTCAGCTGAATATGCTGCGCAGGTTGCTGTTCTTAATGATCCTTCCTTGGACAGGAACTATATGGGTAATTCATATGTGGACTTGGTTCAGAAAGCTTATCTCAGTAGTGTGCTACCTCAGAAATCTCAATATGGGGTCCCATTAAATAGCAAGACTAGCAGTTCAGGTCATCATGGCTATTATGGAAATTCTGCATTTGGAGTTGGTCTATCATATCCTGGGAGTCCTTTAGCAAGTCCAGTCTCTCCAGTAGGACCTGGTAGTCCTATGAGGCATAGTGATTATAATATGAGATTTCCTGGTAGAATAAGAAACATAGCTGGAGGTGTCATGGGACCATATCACTTGGATAACATGGAGAACAGCGTCGCATCCTCCCTACTGGAAGAGTTCAAAAGCAACAAGGCCAAGTGTTTTGAACTTTCAGAAATTGCAGGTCACGTTGTTGAGTTCAG TGCTGACCAGTATGGGAGCCGATTCATTCAACAAAAACTCGAAACTGCAACCACTGAGGAAAAGAACATGGTTTTCCAGGAAATTTTTCCCCAAGCTCTTACTTTGATGACTGATGTCTTTGGGAATTACGTAATCCAGAAG TTTTTTGAACATGGAATGGCATCTCAGAGGAGAGAATTGGCTAGCATACTCTTTGGGCATGTTCTAACGCTGAGCCTTCAAATGTATGGTTGTCGTGTGATACAAAAG GCAATAGAAGTAGTTGACGTGGACCAGAAGATTAAAATGGTTGAGGAGCTTGATGGTCATGTTATGCGCTGTGTACGAGATCAGAATGGTAATCATGTCATTCAGAAATGTATTGAATGCGTACCAGAACTTCATATCCAATTTATCGTCTCAACATTTTTTGGACAAGTTATTACTCTCTCAACCCATCCATATGGCTGTCGAGTTATACAG AGAGTATTGGAACACTGTGACAATCCAGAAACTCAAAGTAAAGTGATGGAAGAAATCCTTGGATCTGTAAGCATGTTGGCACAAGATCAATATGGCAATTATGTTGTTCAG CATGTATTAGAGCACGGGAAGCCGGATGAACGCTCTACTATAATTCAGGAACTAGCTGGGAAGATTGTACAAATGAGCCAGCAGAAGTTTGCTTCTAACGTTGTTGAGAAGTGTTTAACTTTCTGTAATTCCAGTGAACGACAGCTATTGGTGAATGAGATGCTTGGCACAACTGATGAAAATGAGCCTCTTCAG GCTATGATGAAAGATCAGTTTGCAAATTATGTAGTACAGAAGGTTCTGGAAACTTGTAGTGATCAGCAACGCGAGCTGATCATGTCGAGAATTAAAGTTCACTTGAATGCTCTGAAGAAATATACTTACGGAAAGCATATTGTCGCCCGTGTTGAAAAGCTAGTTGCTGCTGGGG AAAGGAGGATTGCTGCGCAGTCCCTAAGTACTGCTTAG
- the LOC107021886 gene encoding pentatricopeptide repeat-containing protein At5g59600 has translation MREMVIGTKATDIYTKLVETYAQNGALQLGKALHAHLIINGLAQRTHFASKLIAFYTECKQLSHARKLFDKIPQSDTRRWIVLIGAYARRGFYEEAMCVFHEMQKGGKKPNKFVLPSVLKACGRFNDFRTGEILHGVILKNKFEFDSYVVSALVDMYSKCGRVEKAKRVFNGTVDKDLVALNALVSGCVQQGIVNEALDLVEEMKVQGMKPNVVTYNTLIAGFSQEDDQGMVCKVVELMHDDGLELDVVSWTSIVSGLVQNFHNKEAFDTFKRMLDDGTSPSSATISSILPACATVVDLIRGKEIHGYAVVMGIEKDVYVKSALIDMYAKCGFISEAKHLFSKMCERNTVTWNSMIFGYANHGYCSEAIELFNQMLREEDRKPDHLTFTAALTACSHAGLVQYGESLFKLMQEKYTIKPRLEHFACMVDLLGRAGKLDEAYDLIQRMSIEPDLFVWGALLGACKQHGNMDLAAVAAEKLAKLEPESAGSSVLLSSLYADASKWINVAKVKRVIKKKKLKKVPGCSWVEVA, from the coding sequence ATGAGAGAAATGGTCATTGGCACCAAAGCAACAGACATATACACAAAGCTTGTTGAAACCTATGCTCAAAATGGTGCTTTGCAATTAGGCAAAGCATTACATGCACATTTAATCATCAATGGATTGGCTCAAAGAACTCATTTTGCTTCAAAGCTTATTGCTTTTTATACAGAATGTAAACAGTTATCCCATGCACGTAAACTGTTTGATAAAATTCCCCAATCAGATACTCGTCGTTGGATTGTTCTGATCGGGGCGTATGCTCGTCGTGGGTTTTACGAGGAAGCAATGTGTGTTTTTCATGAAATGCAAAAGGGTGGAAAGAAGCCGAATAAGTTTGTTCTTCCTAGTGTACTTAAAGCTTGTGGACGCTTCAATGATTTTCGAACAGGGGAGATATTGCACGGTGTGATTCTGAAGAACAAGTTTGAATTTGACTCATATGTGGTTAGTGCATTGGTAGATATGTATTCAAAATGTGGTAGAGTTGAGAAGGCGAAAAGGGTGTTTAATGGGACGGTGGATAAAGATTTGGTCGCGTTGAATGCTTTGGTTTCGGGTTGTGTACAGCAGGGGATCGTAAATGAAGCATTGGATTTGGTTGAGGAAATGAAAGTTCAAGGTATGAAGCCTAATGTGGTGACATACAATACTCTGATTGCAGGGTTTTCGCAAGAAGATGATCAAGGTATGGTTTGTAAAGTTGTTGAATTGATGCATGATGATGGACTTGAGCTAGATGTAGTTTCTTGGACTAGTATAGTTTCTGGTCTAGTGCAGAATTTTCATAACAAGGAAGCTTTTGACACGTTTAAGCGAATGTTGGATGATGGGACGTCTCCAAGTTCAGCTACGATTAGTAGCATATTGCCTGCTTGTGCAACTGTGGTAGATTTGATTCGTGGGAAAGAGATACATGGTTATGCGGTAGTGATGGGGATCGAGAAGGATGTATACGTGAAAAGTGCTCTCATAGACATGTATGCAAAATGTGGATTTATATCTGAAGCAAAACACTTGTTTTCTAAGATGTGTGAAAGAAATACAGTAACATGGAACTCGATGATTTTTGGCTACGCGAATCATGGGTATTGCAGCGAAGCAATTGAGTTATTCAATCAAATGTTAAGAGAGGAAGATAGGAAACCAGATCACTTGACTTTCACAGCAGCTCTCACTGCTTGTAGTCATGCTGGACTTGTGCAGTATGGAGAAAGTTTGTTCAAACTGATGCAGGAGAAGTACACCATAAAGCCAAGATTGGAGCATTTCGCGTGTATGGTGGATCTATTAGGGAGAGCAGGGAAACTCGATGAGGCTTACGATTTGATTCAGAGGATGTCAATTGAACCTGATTTATTTGTTTGGGGAGCATTATTAGGGGCATGTAAACAGCACGGAAATATGGATTTAGCAGCGGTTGCAGCTGAGAAATTGGCTAAACTTGAACCTGAGAGTGCTGGAAGTAGTGTGTTGCTATCAAGTTTATATGCTGATGCAAGTAAGTGGATAAACGTCGCGAAGGTAAAAAGGGTgatcaagaagaagaaactgaAAAAGGTTCCTGGATGTAGTTGGGTAGAAGTTGCATAA